The segment AGGTTTCCCGAAGGAGAAAATCAGTGAGATTAAAAAAGCATTTCGGATTTTATTCCGTAATAATGAATTAAACAGAAGTCGCTGTCTCCTTGAACTGGAGAAACAAAAAGATATTTCTCCCGAGGTGAGCTATCTTATTGCTTTTTTAAAGAATATTGATAAGGGCAAGTTTGGAAGATATCGGGAATCTTTTCGCTGCGGAAAGGGTCAGGTCATGAATCATGAATATTGTATGGAAGATACGTAATGTAAGTTTTCCTGAAAAGTTATGTTGGTTTATTTCTTATAAGGAACTGTTAGGCAAAGTATGAGAAGTTTAAGGGTTGCTGTCGTTGGCGTCGGACATTTAGGGAAAGAGCATGCACGGGTGTATGCAGATTTGCCGGGTGTAACTTTAGCCGGAGTTGTTGATATAAGGGCCGGACAGGCTGAGAAAATAGCCCGGTTGTATAACACCGCACATTTTTTGGATTATAGGGAAATAATTGGTAAGGTTGAAGCCGTAAGTATCGCAGTGCCTACGACGTTGCATTATTCCATAGCAAAGGAATTTCTTCAGCATGGAATTCATGTGATGATTGAAAAACCCATGACAGGTACGATATCCGAGGCCAGGGATCTGATAACTATCAGCAAAATAAAAGGGGTGGTGCTTCAGGCAGGCTATATTGAGCGGTTTAACCCTGTGATTGTTGCGATAAAACGATTTGCAATCAATCCGAGATTTATTGAATGCCATCGTTTAAGTCCTTTTACGTTTCGTTCGGCAGATATTAGTGTAGTAATGGATTTAATGATTCATGATATTGATATTCTTCTCCATATAACAGGTTCCACGGTGAAGAGATTGGATGCTGTGGGGGTAAATGTTATTTCTGATAAAGAGGATATTGCCAACGTCCGTCTCCTCTTTGAAAACGGATGCGTTGCGAATATTACAGCGAGCCGTGTTTCTCTCACCCCTATGCGGAAAATAAGGATATTTTCCGAAGATTCTTATATTTCTATTGATTATCAGAAAAAAGATGCGTTACTATATAAGAAATCTCCTGAACTGACGTTAAAATCTCTCAACATTTCCGAAATGGATGTATCAAGCATTGCAGATTTAAGAAGCTATGTGTTCGGTGATCTGTTAAAGGTGGAGCATATCAAGATGGATAATGATTATGAACCGCTTAAAAAAGAACTTGAATCGTTTGTTCAGTGTATTACAGAAAAGAAAGAGCCTCTCGTTTCGGGTGAAGAAGGGTTAAAAGCAATAAAAGTTGCAAACGATATCCTGTGCGATATAGAGAAGAATCTCAAATCGGCCTACATGCCAAGTATGGAGGGTTTACCATGACATCATATGATTTTTTAAATATCAAAGCAGACATTATAAACGGGAAGGTTGTTGGAAGGTCTGAGGGTATTCTGGGAAAAATGCTGCAACCTTATGTTGATCAGTTTTTTGAAAAGATTAATTCCCTGAAAGTAATCGCCAGGGTTAATGGTATGCATGTATATAACCTATATAACCCTCCGTTTCCCAGCCGGGCAGGAATGCGTTTTCTGGAAAGAAAGCTGAGGATGATGCTTCTGAAAATGGCGCTCCCTGTTACTGCAAATCTGGCCATAACCCATAAGTGTCAGTGCCAGTGTATTCATTGCAGTGCAGACCCGTTTATGGACACAACAAAAAAAGAAGTTACGGTTGCGGAGATAAAGAGGGTTGTGGACGGGGCATTGGACCTTGGTGCGAGCCTCGTTATCTATGTTGGCGGTGAACCTATGCTGCGCGAAGATCTTTATGATCTCATTAAGTATGTAGATAAAACAAAGGCTATTTCAATGATATTTACAAACGGGCTTCTCCTGTCAGAGGAGAATGTTCAAAAACTTGCCGAGGCCGGTCTGTTTTCTCTCAATATTTCTATCGATAGCAGTGAACCTGAGCTGCATAATGAATTTCGAAAGGTGCCGGGGTGTTATCAGAAGGCATTTGAAGGGGCTGAGCGTTGCCGGAAAGCAGGTATTCTGACAGGTATTTCTACGTATGCAACCAGCGAGAGTATCGCAACGGGAAAAGTGGAAAAACTTTTAAAAATTGCGCAGGACCAGGGGTTTTCTGAAGTGACTATTTTTGATTGTATACCGTCAGGCCGTTTCCTGAAAGATGCATCCAAGATACTTACTGCAGAAGACCGGAAACAATTAATTGCGCTTACAAAGAAATATCATGAAATGGACCATCCTATGGGTATTAACTGCATGTCAATTATAAATTCTCCGAGGGGGGCAGGTTGTTATGGCGCACAGTCGCAATTTTACATGACTGCATACGGGGATATTAACCCCTGCGATTTTAATCCTGTGAGTTTTGGAAATATTCGTGATACGTCTATTCAGGAGATATGGAAAAAAATGGTATCGCACCCTGATTTTAGTAAACGATATCCGACATGCCGGATGCAGAGTAAGGCATATAGGAAAAAGTATATTGATCCCCTCCCTGATAATGTAATGTTGCCCGTGAAAATAGAAGATATAGCGCCAGCTGAACTGGTAGATCAGGAGGCGAATCTTGCAGGGGTACACTAAGGAAAAGAAAATTCTATAGTTTTTATAACCATTGTTGTTATAAGGAGAAAACCATGGGAAACGAAATTCTCATTACGAAAAAAATGAGCACCGGTGAAATAGTAAAGAAATATCCCGCAACAAAAGCGGTTTTTGCAAAATACTTTGGAACAGGATGCTTCGATTGCCCATCCTTTGGTACTGAAGATATAAACCTTGCCTGTATGATGCATAATACTGATGTTGATAAGTTTATTCAGGAATTAAATGAGGTTGCAAAACAGGAAACAAGCAAGACTTCCTAAGGTATTTTCTGATTTTAAAGGTTTTGCGGGAAATTCTGTTGAGAAAACCCTGATTCCGGACAAAGAGTGGTAATCAGAAATACGTGCGCTAAAAATAACATATGAAAATACATGTGGAGGTTTATAAATAACTTTGGAGCCTATTCCATTAGATGAAAAGATAACGTTTCACAAAGAACACTTCGTTCCGAATATCCTTTACGCCTCCCCTGGTATAAAAATGCCTCTTATCTGCATGGAACCGGGGCAGGAAATTCCACCTCACGCAGGGCACGCTGTAGGTATTTTCTATGTAAAGGAGGGCAAGGGGATTTTTACCCTTGATAATCAGAGGATTGATATGGAAAAAGGTTCGGTAATAATTGCCCCGGAAGGAGCAACAAGGGGAATGAGATGCGTAGAAAGAATGGTTGTTTTGGCTATAAGTGCGGGGTAAGAAATGAGTAAGATCGATTTGAAAAGCCAGATAGAATTTTCTCAGGAGAAATATATATCGAAGATCTTGTTTGACAGCGATAAGGTTCGCATGGTCTTGTTTTGTCTGGGAAAGGGACAGGAGGTCCCTGCCCATACGGTAGAGTCGCAGGTTGTTATGGTTGTGCTTACCGGAAAAGGCTTATTTATTGTAGGAGATAAAACGTATACAGCCAAACAGGATACGGTTGTAATTTGCAAAAGTAATGAAGCACACGGAATGAAAGCCGAGGAACAGATGGCTGTTCTGGCATGTATCATTCCAAGACCTTAGTAATATAATTTTTACCATAACTAAAGGGACACATATGAGTAAAACACCACCGGTTATACTGGATGTGAGAAATATTATACCAAGAGAAAGACACCCGAAGATCTTTCATACCTTTGATGCTTTGAAAGAAGGCGAAATAATGGTCCTGATAAATGATCACGATCCCAGGCCATTGAAATATCAGTTGGATGCTGAACGAAAAGGACAGATGGATTGGAAGTATATCGAAGAGGGACCAGATGTATGGAAGGTTGAAATAACAAAGAAATGAAAATATGACATTAAGTAATGAACAAATAACCCCGAAGGGGTGACATGATTATAGCTAATGAATAATCCCACCGATCAGTAACCCCGAAGGGGTGAAATATCAATGGCAAAGGTAGAGACGTAATGCATTGCGCTCTAAGGGGGCGATGTATGTTTATATGCCTTATATGTCGCTTCTTTCCCCGGAGCTTAAAACGTGCTATATATTGTGTAATTATTTAGCCACATATCTTAAGTACAGTAATGCTCCCAGATCATACATGAAATGTAACTGAACAGGGATAAGCATGCTTTCGTATATATGAAATAATGCTCCGATATAAAATCCCAGTATCGTAGCAAAAATACCGTAGGCAGGATTTGCGGCATGCAAAAGTCCAAAAATAATACTTGCAGCAACCATGCCCAATTTAGTTTGCAGTATTCCCCGGAACAACAATTCTTCGGCAAAACCGGCAGAAAGAGAAATCAGGCAGATATCAAGAACGGTGACTTGGGAAAAAAGGGGCCTTATTTCTGTTGTGATCAGCTTTCTTAATGAATCCAGTAAAGGAATATTTTCCGTCTTTTCTGAGAGTAAGAAAACAAAGAGAACAAGAGGTGGAAGAGCCCCTAAAGTGCCGATTATGATATCACGGAAAAGATTGCCGGCTAAAGGAAAGAGATCAATTCCAAAAATACCTGCCAGAAACAAAGCTGCAAGCAATGTAATACCTTCCGTGAGAAAAATCAGGAATAAGAGTTTGTGCCGGGGGTAGGTGATAAGGTGCCTCCTTATTTCAGAATCTCAGACAAATCCTTCGGATCACAGCGGCAAGGCATTCTTGTCCTCGGCCCAATCTTTCTTGCCATACCTGACGGGCATAATGCCTTGTCTTTGCCTCGATTTCATGACCTCAAGAAAATACTTTTAATTTGTTAACCAAAGTTCGACAAATGAAAATCACATCATCTGAAGAAAATCTATTGCACTGGATGTATAATACCCTTTTGCAGCAGCGTTCTTTTAAAGAGCATGGACAGAGCCTTTACGCTTCTTTCCGGGGAGGGATAAACGGGGATCATCCGCTCTTCAAACAACTGCTTAACCTTCATCGTAAATACTCCGCCGACTGTGCAGACAACCGCAGGTTTTCCGGATAATTTCATCGTGCCGGTAATAAGATCAACTATCCCTTCTGTCATACCTTCCGGGGCCATGAGAGGTATAATAATTGCGGCATCAAATTCATCACTTTCAACCATACAGGTTTGTAAAGTAATACGATAGTCCTCGTCATGCGCACTCCCTGTCAGGTCGACAGGATTGCTCACTACATAGAATTTGGAGAATTTGCTCTTCAGGCTTTCTTTCAGCGAAGAGGACAGAGGTGGTACTTCCAGGCCGTTTTCAGAGCAATGATCAGTTACCATCACACCGAAACCACCACCGTTGGTAACAACCAGAATACGGTTTCCCCTGGGTGGATTTTGCATTGAGAGCGCCTTGACCCCGTCAATGAATTCCTCCAGGCCATTTGCCTCAATAATGCCTGATTTCAGAAAGGCGGCCTTATAGATTTCATATCTTCCTGCAATTGCTCCGGTATGAGACCTGGCAGCTGCAATCCCGGCTGCGCCTTTTCCAACCTTCAGTGCTACAATGGGTTTTTTCTCTGAGCAGGCCTTAGCTGCTTCTATAAATTTCCGTCCATGATCAACTGATTCCATATAGATAGCAATAACCTTTGTTGAAGGGTCGTCGGACAAAAAGGGTAAAATATCCGATTCTCCCACATCAATTCTATTTCCGTAATTTATCATCCGGGAGATACCTAATCCTTCCTGTGCTGCAAGGTCTAACAACGCGATAGCAAAAGCGCCGCTTTGTGAAAGAATTGACAGATGGCCTTTTTTAGGCTTGCTTACTTTTCCTGCCGGCAGGAACGAGGTAGTAAAATTGGTGTAATTGTCAAGGACGCCCAGACAGTTGGGTCCCAGAATCCGTATGTTATTCTCGATGGCAACCTTCTTTATCTGTTCTTCCATTTCCTGACCTTCAGGACCCATTTCACGGAAGCCGGCGCTGATGATTATAGCATGGTGAATTCCCTTTTGTGCCTGTTGTTTCAGGACTTCCAATACAAATGAGGCCGGTATGGCAATCACCGTCAGCGCTACTTCGCCAGGGATATCCAGCACAGAAGGGAAGGCTTCCAGGTAAAAGACCTTTTTATATTTAGGGTTTACCGGATATATCCTGCCTGTGTATCCCCTATCCAGAAGATTTTTTACAATGATTCCCGGCAGACTACCTGGTTTTTCAGTTGCCCCGATAATTGCAACTGATGAGGGATGAAAAAAATTTTCCATAGCTTTAATTGGTTTTTGGAAATTATCTGTAATTTGGTACGTAAAAATATATGTCGCTCCTGTAGAGACGCAATATATTGCGTCTCTACTCTATTTCATTTTCAACGAGATATCAATAATCATTTCCTTTATCTTTTGATCATGCGGGTCCAACTCAAGTGCCTGATTTAGCATGTTTTTTGCAAGCGCATAGTGTTGTAAGTTGTAATATGAGATACCGCTCATTTTGTATGCTGCAGCCGATTTGTTATCTATCCGGATAATTTGCTCACATTCGGAAATAACCTTTTCCCAGTCACCATTTTTATAGTATATAGTAACCAGAAGTGCCAGGATGTTTGCATCCGGGCGGTCAGGGTTAGTCCTTTTAAATGTTTGCAGAATCTGTTCGGCATCTGCATATTTTCCCTGAAAAGCAAGTGTATTTGCAAGGCTGTGGGTATAAACCGGTTCTCCCGGCTTCAGTTCAAGTGCAATTTTAAAATTTTTAATCGCTTCTTCGTGCATTCCTTTTCGGTTGAAAACAACGCCAAGTTTATGATAGTACGCTGGTTCTGCCGGGTTACGTTTAGTAGTCTTCTTTAAGAGGATAATAGCTCTGTCCAAATTATTCTTTTGCAATAAGGCGCTTGTTAAACGACCGGTATAATTGCTTTCGCCGGGACGAATCAGATATGCCTTATAGTATTCTTCAATTGCAGAATCCAAATCTCCCTTCTGCAGGTAAAGACCGGCAAGGTTGCCATGAAAGGGGGCTTGAAACGTATCCAGCCCGATGGCCTTTTTATAGCAAACGATAGCATCGTCTATGGTATCCCGGCCAAATTTTTCTGACAGTATCTGATAAATTATACCTAAATAATAAAAGCTAATATAGTGTTGGGGTACTACCTCTAAAGCATTATTTGCCTCCTCATATACCTTTTGTATCCACGACTCATCCCCTGTCCTGAGCGCCATTTTAAGATATGCCCTGCAAAGTTCGTCGCGGTAAAATGTTTCATATGGATTAAGAAGAACCGCATGATTAATCAGATGCAGCCCTTCCCCGGTAGCGGCAGGCGAATCCACATTGCGCTCAGATACCAATAACCTTCTGCCATATTCAAAATATACATCTGCTTTATACACACGGATGATTGAAAGAAAAACAAAACCTATTGCTATCATTATGATTCCACAACAGAGCAGTTTGCAAAGGTTTGGAAGTCTCAAATCCTGAGAATCCGTTGTACGCAGGTTGGTCGTAATTGTATCTTCTTTTGTTTCTTTATCTGTCGGGAATTCTTCCCTTGCATTTATCTGTATGAGGGATACGCAGAGTCCTGATATAATCCAAAAGATGGCCACAATTGGCGTATTGCCAAAACTGAATTGATTTTGAATAAGGTAACAAAGCATTCCTGCCAAAAGCCCCAGCATAAGCAATCTGTTTTTCCTGTTTAACCGCTTATAATTTTTTCCTGCAGATATTCCAAATGCGGTCAATAGCCATAGGTAGGTAATCAAGCCAAAAATACCACGGGTAACAGTTGTGTCGAGGATATCGTTGTGGATTCGGTCCTGTCTCGGGAATGGGAACCCGTTATCACTCTCCTGCAGCGAGAATACCTTTGCCAGATTGTTTTGATACACGATCCCTGTGGTATCAGGACCGATACCAAAAACAAGATGGTTTTTCATGATTTTTACAGCGGTCAGGTATTGAAAAACACGGGAAAAGGACGATCCTTCAACGGATAGGTTTGTGGTAATCCATGGTCTTTGTGTTGGTGCTTTCATATCAAAAACCGGTACCGTATCCGATTCTTCTCTGTCAGGGAAAGTATCAGCCGTATGTATATCTGCTGCAAAATGTCTGATAACCGATGTTTTGTGTTGTATATTGAAGAGTATTCCGATTATGGTAAATGAGACAATCAGGATGATAAATTTCCGTTTTTTTAAAAATTGTTTTTTATAAAGGAAAAAAAGAAATGGAACAAATACAATAAGCAGCGCAACAAAGCATGCACGGGTATTGGTAAGCCAAAAGGCCGTGTAGATGATGAATGATACTGCAAAGAAAATCCACAGAATACGCTTTTCCTGGGCAGGTCGTTCTTTTTGCTCATCAAAATCACCGAAGAACAGAACAACCGCTAAGGGTAAAACCATAATGAGATAGGCCGAGAAGAATACAGGGTTTCCGAAGGTGGAAAATACACGATGGGCTTCAAAACTGCTCCACCTAAAGACGTCTAATCCAAAATGCTGTACCATTCCATAGCACGATGCAATGACTGCTCCTGCTATAATTGAGATAAGAATTGCATAGAGTCTTTTGCTTGTGGTTATGAAATTAACGGTGGTGTAGAAAAGAAACAGATAGCATGCTGTAGCTGTTAATCCCTCAAATCGTTTGTAAGCGCCAAAAAGGCTCATAAGGGGATTTATTGACAAAACCGATGAAATAAGAAAGGATGATATATAGGCAATGACAGGAATGTCTATTGGAGTGGATACGAAGACAGTATGTCGCTTAAAAGCTAGGGTAAGTGACCATACAATCAGGATTGCAATTGTTAACAGGTAGAGCATGGTTACCTTGCTCAGATCAAAAACACTGTAAAGGCGGGGGTCAAAGAATAGAGGTACAATAGTAACAATTGCTATCAGTAAACCTGTTATTACTCTATCGCTTTGTACGGTTATATTTTTTGACGCACAATTCATATTGAAAGGAAATGGTAGCTAAGGTGACTTCCCTCTTACAATACTTTTCCGGATGAGACTCCGTAAAATAAAACTTCTCTCCGCACCACCCAAAAGACTGACTAAATTTTCGTACACAGCAGGGTCTGCTATCAGGGCGCCAAGAGTACCTTCCCCTTTTTCTATATCGGAGGTAATTTTTTTCAGAGATTCAGTTGTTGCAACCAGATTATCCAGAAGCTGTTTGCTTTTCAGGTCATAAAGGAGTGCGTAAAGCAGCCCATCGCCTTTCTGAAACATCTTTAATCCTTCATCAAGTGATGCCGAAATATTATTTAATGATTCTATAAATTTACCTTCATGTAAACTTTTAAAAATATTTGATAGGGATTCAATAGTACTGATACTGCTTTCTATTGCAGCGGTATAGTTTATCGGTTCAGCGCTTTTGATTATATCGCCATCCTCAACGATTGATTCCCAGTCTACTCCAGTGGTAATTTCCACATAAGTATCACCTGTTACATAGCTTAGCCATTTAATAGTTGCAACAGAGTCCCTGGTAATATTTCTTTGTGCAAATTTGTCTATCCGGAGGGATACTTCAATTTCAGTATCGGTTGCATGCCGGGGAAGAGTAATGCTGGTTACCTGGCCTATTCCAACGCCCATAAGCCTGACGGGGGCGCCGGTTTGTAATCCGTACACGTTTAAAAACTTTGTTTTAATGGTAGTGTGGGGTTTAAAATAGCCTTTCTGACTACCAAGAATAAATATCATTGCGGCAAATCCTGTCAAAGTTACCAGTATAAAAAGTCCTGCCCGTAATTCTGCAAATTGTTCCTTTGTCATAGTAGCCTCATTTATTCACAAATGTTTCCACTAATAAAATCTTTTACTATCTGAATATCTGTTTTCACTAATTCGTTCCATGTACCAATTGCTACAATTTCCCCGTTATAGAGCATTGCGATGCGGTTAGACACTGTTTTGACACAGTGTAAATCATGGGTAACTACAATAGAGGTTATTCCCAGTTTTTTTTGTAAATCAATAATGAGATCATTTATACGCTGGGCAGTGATCGGGTCTAAGCCGGTTGTCGGTTCGTCATAAAGGATAATATCGGGGTCAGTTGCTATTGCCCTTGCCAAACCGACACGTTTTTTCATACCGCCGCTCAGTTCATCAGGCATTTTGTTTTCGATGCCAGCCAATCCTACAAGATTCAGTTTTTCAGATACCCGTTTACGAATTTCTCTTTCGGTCAACCGTAAATGCTCCCTCAGCGGATACGCGATATTCTCAAATACGGTTAGAGAGTCGAATAAGGCTGCTCCCTGAAATAACATTCCGACATGTTCCCGTAACTCAATTAATGAATCTTCATTCATTTGTGTTACATTGTGACCCATTACTGTGATGTCACCCTTGTCAGGCTTCATAAGTCCGATGATCTCTTTCAGAAGAACACTTTTTCCCGACCCGCTGCCTCCAAGAAGCGATATAATTTCACCTTCCTGTACGGATAGATTTATTCCGTTGTGGACTAAGAGTCCGTTAAAGGATTTGTATACATCTTTAAATTCAATAATTACTTTTGACATTAAAAGATTATGAAAAACAATTTTGTCAGGAAGAAGTCAGCAATAAGGATCAGAATCGATATTGTTACGACGGTAATTGTTGTGGAACGTCCGACACCGGTAGTTCCTCCGGTTGTTTTTAATCCGAAATAGCAGCCAATTATGGCGATGATCAGTCCAAAAAATACCGTTTTTGAGATGCCGCTTAATAAATCGGATATCTTAATTGTCGTCAGGACAGAGTTGATGTAAAAAGTCTGGTCTATCTCAAGCTCCGACAACGCTATAACCATACCCCCAAAAATGCCAATGA is part of the Candidatus Jettenia sp. AMX2 genome and harbors:
- a CDS encoding Gfo/Idh/MocA family oxidoreductase translates to MRSLRVAVVGVGHLGKEHARVYADLPGVTLAGVVDIRAGQAEKIARLYNTAHFLDYREIIGKVEAVSIAVPTTLHYSIAKEFLQHGIHVMIEKPMTGTISEARDLITISKIKGVVLQAGYIERFNPVIVAIKRFAINPRFIECHRLSPFTFRSADISVVMDLMIHDIDILLHITGSTVKRLDAVGVNVISDKEDIANVRLLFENGCVANITASRVSLTPMRKIRIFSEDSYISIDYQKKDALLYKKSPELTLKSLNISEMDVSSIADLRSYVFGDLLKVEHIKMDNDYEPLKKELESFVQCITEKKEPLVSGEEGLKAIKVANDILCDIEKNLKSAYMPSMEGLP
- a CDS encoding radical SAM protein, with protein sequence MTSYDFLNIKADIINGKVVGRSEGILGKMLQPYVDQFFEKINSLKVIARVNGMHVYNLYNPPFPSRAGMRFLERKLRMMLLKMALPVTANLAITHKCQCQCIHCSADPFMDTTKKEVTVAEIKRVVDGALDLGASLVIYVGGEPMLREDLYDLIKYVDKTKAISMIFTNGLLLSEENVQKLAEAGLFSLNISIDSSEPELHNEFRKVPGCYQKAFEGAERCRKAGILTGISTYATSESIATGKVEKLLKIAQDQGFSEVTIFDCIPSGRFLKDASKILTAEDRKQLIALTKKYHEMDHPMGINCMSIINSPRGAGCYGAQSQFYMTAYGDINPCDFNPVSFGNIRDTSIQEIWKKMVSHPDFSKRYPTCRMQSKAYRKKYIDPLPDNVMLPVKIEDIAPAELVDQEANLAGVH
- a CDS encoding DUF1858 domain-containing protein, translating into MGNEILITKKMSTGEIVKKYPATKAVFAKYFGTGCFDCPSFGTEDINLACMMHNTDVDKFIQELNEVAKQETSKTS
- a CDS encoding cupin domain-containing protein; its protein translation is MEPIPLDEKITFHKEHFVPNILYASPGIKMPLICMEPGQEIPPHAGHAVGIFYVKEGKGIFTLDNQRIDMEKGSVIIAPEGATRGMRCVERMVVLAISAG
- a CDS encoding cupin domain-containing protein, translated to MSKIDLKSQIEFSQEKYISKILFDSDKVRMVLFCLGKGQEVPAHTVESQVVMVVLTGKGLFIVGDKTYTAKQDTVVICKSNEAHGMKAEEQMAVLACIIPRP
- a CDS encoding DUF2249 domain-containing protein — protein: MSKTPPVILDVRNIIPRERHPKIFHTFDALKEGEIMVLINDHDPRPLKYQLDAERKGQMDWKYIEEGPDVWKVEITKK
- a CDS encoding CPBP family intramembrane metalloprotease, yielding MLAALFLAGIFGIDLFPLAGNLFRDIIIGTLGALPPLVLFVFLLSEKTENIPLLDSLRKLITTEIRPLFSQVTVLDICLISLSAGFAEELLFRGILQTKLGMVAASIIFGLLHAANPAYGIFATILGFYIGALFHIYESMLIPVQLHFMYDLGALLYLRYVAK
- a CDS encoding CoA-binding protein; this translates as MENFFHPSSVAIIGATEKPGSLPGIIVKNLLDRGYTGRIYPVNPKYKKVFYLEAFPSVLDIPGEVALTVIAIPASFVLEVLKQQAQKGIHHAIIISAGFREMGPEGQEMEEQIKKVAIENNIRILGPNCLGVLDNYTNFTTSFLPAGKVSKPKKGHLSILSQSGAFAIALLDLAAQEGLGISRMINYGNRIDVGESDILPFLSDDPSTKVIAIYMESVDHGRKFIEAAKACSEKKPIVALKVGKGAAGIAAARSHTGAIAGRYEIYKAAFLKSGIIEANGLEEFIDGVKALSMQNPPRGNRILVVTNGGGFGVMVTDHCSENGLEVPPLSSSLKESLKSKFSKFYVVSNPVDLTGSAHDEDYRITLQTCMVESDEFDAAIIIPLMAPEGMTEGIVDLITGTMKLSGKPAVVCTVGGVFTMKVKQLFEERMIPVYPSPERSVKALSMLFKRTLLQKGIIHPVQ
- a CDS encoding tetratricopeptide repeat protein, which translates into the protein MNCASKNITVQSDRVITGLLIAIVTIVPLFFDPRLYSVFDLSKVTMLYLLTIAILIVWSLTLAFKRHTVFVSTPIDIPVIAYISSFLISSVLSINPLMSLFGAYKRFEGLTATACYLFLFYTTVNFITTSKRLYAILISIIAGAVIASCYGMVQHFGLDVFRWSSFEAHRVFSTFGNPVFFSAYLIMVLPLAVVLFFGDFDEQKERPAQEKRILWIFFAVSFIIYTAFWLTNTRACFVALLIVFVPFLFFLYKKQFLKKRKFIILIVSFTIIGILFNIQHKTSVIRHFAADIHTADTFPDREESDTVPVFDMKAPTQRPWITTNLSVEGSSFSRVFQYLTAVKIMKNHLVFGIGPDTTGIVYQNNLAKVFSLQESDNGFPFPRQDRIHNDILDTTVTRGIFGLITYLWLLTAFGISAGKNYKRLNRKNRLLMLGLLAGMLCYLIQNQFSFGNTPIVAIFWIISGLCVSLIQINAREEFPTDKETKEDTITTNLRTTDSQDLRLPNLCKLLCCGIIMIAIGFVFLSIIRVYKADVYFEYGRRLLVSERNVDSPAATGEGLHLINHAVLLNPYETFYRDELCRAYLKMALRTGDESWIQKVYEEANNALEVVPQHYISFYYLGIIYQILSEKFGRDTIDDAIVCYKKAIGLDTFQAPFHGNLAGLYLQKGDLDSAIEEYYKAYLIRPGESNYTGRLTSALLQKNNLDRAIILLKKTTKRNPAEPAYYHKLGVVFNRKGMHEEAIKNFKIALELKPGEPVYTHSLANTLAFQGKYADAEQILQTFKRTNPDRPDANILALLVTIYYKNGDWEKVISECEQIIRIDNKSAAAYKMSGISYYNLQHYALAKNMLNQALELDPHDQKIKEMIIDISLKMK
- a CDS encoding MlaD family protein; this translates as MTKEQFAELRAGLFILVTLTGFAAMIFILGSQKGYFKPHTTIKTKFLNVYGLQTGAPVRLMGVGIGQVTSITLPRHATDTEIEVSLRIDKFAQRNITRDSVATIKWLSYVTGDTYVEITTGVDWESIVEDGDIIKSAEPINYTAAIESSISTIESLSNIFKSLHEGKFIESLNNISASLDEGLKMFQKGDGLLYALLYDLKSKQLLDNLVATTESLKKITSDIEKGEGTLGALIADPAVYENLVSLLGGAERSFILRSLIRKSIVRGKSP
- a CDS encoding ABC transporter ATP-binding protein encodes the protein MSKVIIEFKDVYKSFNGLLVHNGINLSVQEGEIISLLGGSGSGKSVLLKEIIGLMKPDKGDITVMGHNVTQMNEDSLIELREHVGMLFQGAALFDSLTVFENIAYPLREHLRLTEREIRKRVSEKLNLVGLAGIENKMPDELSGGMKKRVGLARAIATDPDIILYDEPTTGLDPITAQRINDLIIDLQKKLGITSIVVTHDLHCVKTVSNRIAMLYNGEIVAIGTWNELVKTDIQIVKDFISGNICE